In the Flavobacterium pallidum genome, one interval contains:
- a CDS encoding RNA-binding protein, whose translation MRSICISCLICLFLVSCKAKKTVPKFVKVEPTEVNSASKNRAYELGKRILSSCNTSRFKPFTTSEATTEIIKNITPEKITKTCQKFLIKYGKFQDIKLAQVLQNKSDNSLIFRYKADYQWKHTVRELRVTVNSDGKVSAIKSANWAENYVP comes from the coding sequence ATGAGAAGCATTTGCATCAGCTGCCTCATCTGCCTTTTTCTAGTAAGCTGTAAAGCGAAGAAAACAGTGCCGAAATTTGTAAAAGTGGAACCGACAGAAGTGAATTCCGCTTCAAAAAACCGTGCTTACGAGTTGGGTAAACGCATCTTAAGCAGCTGCAATACCTCACGCTTCAAGCCATTTACAACCAGCGAGGCAACCACAGAGATCATCAAAAACATCACACCTGAAAAAATCACCAAGACCTGCCAGAAGTTCCTTATAAAATATGGCAAGTTCCAGGACATCAAATTGGCCCAGGTGTTGCAGAATAAATCAGATAATTCATTGATATTTAGGTATAAAGCAGACTATCAATGGAAACATACCGTCAGGGAGTTGCGCGTGACTGTAAATTCAGACGGAAAAGTTTCTGCTATAAAATCAGCGAACTGGGCAGAAAATTATGTCCCCTGA
- the uvrA gene encoding excinuclease ABC subunit UvrA — MPEIENSIEVLGARVHNLKNIDVTIPREKLVVITGLSGSGKSSLAFDTIYAEGQRRYVETFSAYARQFLGGLERPDVDKIDGLSPVIAIEQKTTSKSPRSTVGTITEIYDFQRLLFARAGDAYSYNTGEKMVSYSDEQIKNLILENYSGRRINILAPVIRARKGHYGELFQQIAKQGFLRVRIDNELKEITPGMKLDRYKVHDIEMVIDRMLVEENVDTDKRLSESINTAMYHGDDVLMVLDQDSGDVRFFSRNLMCPTTGISYQNPEPNLFSFNSPKGACEHCNGLGTINEINIRKIIPNPQVSIKAGGLLPLGEYKNSWIFKQLEIIGEKFGFKLTDPIEKISAEAMEVILNGGKDKFAVPSKSLGITKEYKIEFEGISAFIKNQYDESGSSTIRRWAKDFMDEVTCPACEGSRLKKEALYFKIHGKNIAELSELDISDLTDWFNTIDKHLSEKQHIIASEIIKEIRDRLHFLMNVGLDYLSLNRSSKSLSGGEAQRIRLATQIGSQLVGVLYILDEPSIGLHQRDNEKLIRSLEQLRDIGNSVLVVEHDKDMIERADYVIDIGPKAGKYGGKIISQGTPAQLMKEHTMTAKYMNGEMQIEVPEKRREGNGKFMKLSGASGNNLKNVSIELPLGKLICVTGVSGSGKSTLINETLYPILNAHYFNGVKKPQPYKKMEGLEHIDKVIDIDQSPIGRTPRSNPATYTEVFSEIRNLFTMTPEAMIRGYKAGRFSFNVKGGRCETCEGSGVRTIEMNFLPDVYVECETCQGKRFNRETLEIRYKGKSISDVLNMTVDEAVPFFENLPKIYRKIKTIQDVGLGYITLGQQSTTLSGGEAQRIKLATELSKKDTGNTFYILDEPTTGLHFEDIRVLMEVINKLVNKGNTILIIEHNMDVIKLADYIIDIGYEGGKGGGQVVAKGTPEEIIKNKKSYTAQFLKKELK, encoded by the coding sequence ATGCCTGAAATTGAAAATTCCATTGAGGTACTCGGTGCCCGCGTACACAATCTCAAAAATATAGATGTCACTATCCCCAGGGAAAAATTGGTCGTCATTACCGGCCTTTCCGGCTCCGGAAAATCCTCGCTTGCCTTCGACACGATTTATGCCGAAGGGCAACGTCGTTACGTCGAGACATTCTCTGCTTATGCACGCCAGTTCCTCGGCGGGCTCGAGCGCCCTGACGTCGATAAAATAGACGGACTTTCCCCTGTAATCGCGATTGAACAAAAAACGACCAGTAAGAGTCCGCGTTCCACTGTAGGCACGATCACCGAGATTTATGATTTCCAAAGGCTGCTTTTTGCCCGTGCCGGCGATGCCTACAGTTATAATACCGGCGAAAAGATGGTAAGCTACAGCGATGAACAGATTAAGAACCTGATTCTCGAAAATTATAGCGGCAGGCGCATCAACATCCTTGCTCCGGTGATCCGCGCCAGAAAAGGACATTACGGCGAATTGTTCCAGCAGATTGCCAAACAGGGCTTCCTGCGCGTACGCATCGACAATGAGCTGAAGGAAATCACGCCGGGCATGAAACTCGACCGTTACAAGGTCCATGATATTGAAATGGTCATCGACCGCATGCTCGTCGAGGAAAATGTGGATACCGACAAACGCCTCAGCGAAAGCATCAACACTGCAATGTACCATGGTGATGACGTTTTGATGGTTCTCGACCAGGATTCCGGTGACGTGCGATTTTTCAGCCGAAACCTGATGTGCCCGACGACGGGCATTTCATACCAGAATCCCGAACCCAACCTGTTTTCGTTCAATTCTCCTAAAGGGGCATGCGAACATTGCAACGGTTTGGGCACGATTAATGAAATCAACATCAGGAAAATCATCCCGAATCCGCAGGTTTCCATCAAAGCGGGCGGATTATTGCCGCTGGGCGAATACAAAAATTCGTGGATTTTCAAGCAACTGGAAATCATCGGCGAGAAATTCGGTTTCAAGCTGACAGACCCTATTGAAAAAATTTCCGCAGAAGCCATGGAGGTAATCCTGAATGGTGGCAAAGATAAATTTGCCGTGCCTTCAAAATCCCTCGGCATCACTAAGGAATATAAAATTGAATTCGAAGGCATTTCTGCTTTTATCAAAAACCAATACGATGAAAGTGGTTCTTCCACCATACGGCGCTGGGCAAAGGATTTTATGGACGAAGTGACGTGTCCTGCCTGTGAAGGCTCCAGGTTAAAAAAAGAAGCGCTTTACTTTAAAATCCACGGTAAAAACATCGCCGAATTGTCAGAACTCGATATTTCTGACCTCACCGATTGGTTCAACACCATCGACAAGCACCTTTCAGAAAAACAACACATCATCGCCTCGGAAATCATCAAGGAAATCCGCGACCGCCTGCACTTCCTGATGAACGTCGGGCTGGATTACCTTTCATTAAACAGAAGTTCCAAATCACTTTCGGGGGGTGAAGCGCAACGCATCCGTCTGGCCACACAAATCGGCTCGCAGTTGGTCGGCGTACTTTACATCCTCGATGAACCAAGCATCGGTCTGCACCAGCGCGACAATGAAAAACTGATCCGTTCACTGGAACAACTGCGCGACATCGGGAATTCTGTTTTGGTGGTGGAACACGACAAGGATATGATTGAGCGTGCAGATTATGTGATCGATATCGGCCCGAAAGCCGGGAAATACGGTGGGAAAATCATCAGCCAGGGAACGCCGGCACAACTGATGAAAGAGCACACGATGACGGCAAAATATATGAACGGCGAAATGCAGATCGAAGTCCCGGAAAAACGCCGTGAAGGAAATGGAAAGTTCATGAAACTTTCGGGCGCTTCGGGAAATAACCTTAAAAATGTCTCTATAGAATTGCCTTTGGGTAAATTGATTTGTGTTACCGGGGTTTCAGGCAGCGGCAAATCAACGTTAATCAATGAAACACTTTATCCCATCTTAAACGCACATTATTTTAACGGCGTAAAGAAACCGCAGCCATACAAAAAAATGGAAGGTCTGGAACATATTGACAAAGTAATCGATATTGATCAAAGCCCGATCGGGCGTACACCGCGTTCCAATCCTGCCACCTACACGGAAGTATTTTCAGAAATCCGAAACCTGTTTACCATGACCCCTGAAGCGATGATCCGTGGTTATAAAGCCGGGCGTTTCAGCTTCAACGTGAAAGGCGGCCGCTGCGAAACCTGTGAAGGATCAGGTGTCAGGACGATCGAGATGAATTTTCTCCCGGATGTTTATGTGGAATGTGAGACCTGCCAGGGCAAGAGATTCAACCGCGAAACCCTCGAAATCCGTTACAAAGGAAAATCCATTTCGGATGTATTGAATATGACGGTTGATGAAGCCGTGCCTTTCTTCGAAAACCTGCCGAAAATCTACAGGAAGATTAAAACGATACAGGACGTCGGACTGGGTTATATTACGCTCGGGCAGCAAAGTACCACGCTTTCGGGCGGGGAAGCGCAACGGATTAAGCTCGCCACGGAATTGTCTAAAAAAGACACCGGAAATACTTTTTACATCCTCGATGAACCCACAACAGGCCTGCATTTCGAAGACATCCGCGTATTGATGGAAGTCATCAACAAACTCGTTAATAAAGGCAATACCATCCTGATAATAGAACACAATATGGATGTCATCAAACTTGCAGATTACATCATCGACATCGGTTATGAGGGTGGTAAAGGCGGCGGACAGGTTGTTGCTAAAGGGACGCCTGAAGAAATTATTAAAAACAAGAAAAGCTATACTGCACAGTTTTTGAAAAAAGAACTGAAATAG
- a CDS encoding gluzincin family metallopeptidase has product MKPLYTLFSVFFFIIFAPSAKAQHSSVISATLDTEKKTMDVKQQLVYVNNSDDTIQSILLNNWIDAYSSKETPLAKRFSDEFIKSFHLAKKSERGGTDDLMIHFGENNRIADWFTTSDQPDVIEVNLPEKLLPGAQVTLSMTYSVKIPSDKFTGYGYGAGQKMYLRNCFLSPARFDNHHFVKYSNNNSDDIANAPTDYDVTISSASGVKLFSDLDEQKQGNTAHFSGKKRNDFVIYASDGNDIRTYKNDVTEVITDLRDNNIDEIHKALLIDKIVHYVDQNIGRYPYEKIMVTQADYERNPFYGLNQLPAFISPFPNDFLYEIKFLKTYLNNFLKNSLRVDPRADNWIYDGFQVYFMMKYIDENYPGIKMMGHVSKLGLFKSYNLTQLGFNGQYSYFYMLMARKNLDQPIGAPKNTLIKFNEQIAGKYRAGLSFRYLADYIGKENVEQSISEFYRGNQTAYTSGRESLEHILKSATSKNIDWFFKTIIDSRDIIDYKFGDATKTKDSVTFTIKNKTGTTVPIPIYGIKNKEIVFKHWLENISADSTFTMPRESATKLVLNYNNEVPEYNLRNNWRSLKSFKVSNRPVKFVFMKDLEDPYYNQILYVPTFTYNLYDGLSPGLRFHNKTILDKPFIFDVNPMYSPNNQSLVGNFSFAVNQNNRESNLYGMRYQINGSYFHYAPESAYLKVTPIVFFKFRDEDLRSNHKQTLVLRNVIVQRDNLPDTAADELQNYSVFNAKFIDGNTEATKHFGYTTDMQFSKSFGKASVDVQFRKLFNDNRQISLRLYAGTFLYNHTNNDYFSFGLDRPSDYLFDYDFYGRSEKSGLFSQQLIIAEGGFKSKLAAPFANQWMATANVGFNVWNWVEVYGDAGFVKNRLQQNRFLYDSGIRLNLVTDYFELYFPVYSSNGWEIGQPNYNEKIRFVVTLDPKLLVNLFTRKWF; this is encoded by the coding sequence TTGAAACCATTATACACCCTTTTTTCGGTATTCTTCTTTATCATTTTCGCGCCTTCGGCAAAAGCACAGCATTCTTCAGTGATTTCTGCAACATTGGATACCGAAAAGAAAACAATGGATGTGAAGCAACAGCTGGTTTACGTGAACAATTCAGATGATACCATACAAAGTATCTTGCTGAACAACTGGATCGACGCTTATTCTTCAAAAGAAACGCCTTTGGCAAAACGCTTTTCCGATGAATTCATCAAAAGTTTCCATCTGGCCAAAAAAAGCGAGCGCGGAGGAACGGATGATTTAATGATTCATTTTGGTGAAAACAACCGTATTGCCGACTGGTTTACCACCAGCGATCAGCCGGATGTGATTGAAGTCAATCTTCCTGAAAAACTGCTGCCCGGTGCTCAGGTTACGCTTTCCATGACCTATTCGGTAAAAATCCCGAGCGATAAATTTACCGGCTACGGCTATGGCGCAGGGCAGAAAATGTACCTGCGCAATTGCTTCCTCTCCCCTGCCAGATTCGACAATCACCATTTTGTAAAATACAGCAACAACAATTCTGATGACATTGCCAACGCACCAACGGATTATGATGTGACGATTTCCTCCGCATCTGGAGTGAAATTATTCTCGGACCTTGATGAGCAGAAACAAGGCAATACGGCTCATTTTTCTGGCAAAAAACGGAATGATTTCGTGATATACGCCAGCGATGGTAATGACATCCGCACTTATAAAAACGATGTCACTGAAGTCATCACGGATTTAAGGGACAATAACATCGATGAAATCCATAAAGCGTTGCTGATCGACAAGATCGTTCATTATGTAGATCAGAATATTGGCCGTTATCCGTATGAAAAAATCATGGTTACCCAAGCCGATTATGAGCGGAACCCTTTTTATGGCCTCAACCAATTGCCTGCCTTCATCAGTCCGTTCCCAAACGATTTCCTGTATGAAATCAAGTTCCTTAAAACCTACCTGAACAATTTCCTGAAGAACAGCCTGCGTGTCGATCCACGGGCAGATAATTGGATCTACGACGGCTTCCAGGTGTATTTTATGATGAAATACATCGATGAAAATTATCCCGGGATCAAGATGATGGGGCATGTTTCAAAATTGGGATTGTTCAAAAGCTACAATTTAACACAGCTCGGTTTCAATGGGCAGTACAGTTATTTTTACATGCTGATGGCCCGGAAGAATCTCGACCAGCCTATAGGCGCGCCGAAAAATACGCTGATTAAATTCAACGAGCAGATTGCTGGGAAATACCGTGCCGGCTTAAGTTTTCGGTATTTGGCTGACTATATCGGCAAGGAAAATGTCGAACAAAGTATTTCCGAATTCTATCGCGGGAACCAAACCGCATATACGTCCGGTCGCGAATCATTGGAACACATCCTGAAATCGGCTACATCAAAAAATATCGATTGGTTTTTTAAGACGATAATCGACTCGCGTGACATTATCGATTATAAATTCGGAGATGCCACCAAAACCAAAGACAGCGTCACTTTCACAATTAAAAATAAGACCGGCACTACCGTACCAATTCCCATTTATGGAATAAAAAATAAGGAAATCGTGTTCAAGCATTGGCTCGAAAACATCAGTGCTGACAGTACTTTTACGATGCCACGCGAATCAGCCACGAAGTTGGTCCTGAATTACAATAATGAGGTTCCTGAATATAATTTACGAAATAACTGGCGCTCACTGAAAAGCTTCAAGGTAAGCAACAGGCCCGTTAAATTTGTGTTTATGAAAGACCTGGAGGATCCGTATTACAACCAGATTTTGTACGTGCCAACATTTACTTACAATTTATACGACGGTTTGTCTCCAGGGTTGCGGTTTCATAATAAAACCATACTTGACAAACCCTTTATATTTGACGTAAATCCGATGTACTCGCCGAACAACCAGTCGTTGGTCGGGAATTTTTCTTTCGCCGTAAACCAAAACAACCGGGAAAGCAATCTTTATGGGATGCGCTACCAGATTAATGGCTCTTATTTCCATTATGCGCCGGAATCAGCGTATTTAAAGGTCACGCCGATCGTCTTTTTTAAATTCCGGGATGAGGATCTTCGCAGCAACCACAAGCAGACACTGGTATTGCGCAACGTCATTGTACAACGGGATAACCTGCCCGATACTGCTGCTGATGAACTGCAGAATTACAGTGTATTCAACGCGAAATTTATCGACGGCAATACTGAAGCGACAAAGCATTTCGGATACACGACCGATATGCAATTCTCTAAATCTTTTGGTAAAGCATCAGTTGATGTGCAATTTCGTAAGTTGTTCAATGACAACAGGCAAATCAGTTTAAGATTATATGCCGGTACGTTCTTGTATAACCATACCAATAACGATTATTTCAGTTTCGGACTGGATCGTCCATCCGATTATTTATTCGATTACGACTTCTATGGCCGTTCTGAAAAATCAGGATTGTTCAGCCAGCAACTGATAATCGCGGAAGGTGGTTTTAAATCCAAACTCGCTGCACCGTTTGCAAACCAATGGATGGCTACGGCTAACGTCGGTTTCAACGTATGGAACTGGGTGGAAGTGTATGGCGATGCCGGGTTTGTAAAGAACCGCTTGCAGCAAAACCGATTCCTTTATGACAGTGGCATCCGCCTGAATCTCGTCACCGACTATTTTGAACTTTATTTCCCGGTGTATTCAAGCAACGGCTGGGAAATCGGGCAGCCAAACTACAATGAAAAAATACGTTTCGTGGTAACACTTGATCCAAAATTGCTTGTGAACCTCTTTACCAGAAAATGGTTTTAG
- a CDS encoding nuclear transport factor 2 family protein: MNPNQQLIEEFYAAFASHNPDTMASCYHPDVIFQDPVFGILKGKDVSDMWHMLIERSKGNLEIEFSQIIAEGHSGSAVWVAKYTFSSTNRNVVNVIHAQFEFRDGLIFRHTDHFKIWKWSQQALGFKGFLLGWTGFLQNKIQQQALHSLRKYQSGKS; encoded by the coding sequence ATGAATCCGAACCAACAACTTATCGAAGAATTTTACGCTGCATTCGCCAGCCACAATCCGGATACCATGGCGAGCTGTTACCATCCGGATGTAATTTTCCAGGACCCTGTTTTCGGAATATTAAAAGGGAAAGACGTCAGCGACATGTGGCACATGCTTATTGAACGCAGCAAAGGGAATCTGGAAATTGAGTTTTCGCAAATCATCGCCGAAGGACACTCAGGATCGGCCGTCTGGGTCGCGAAGTACACTTTCAGCAGTACAAACCGGAATGTAGTGAATGTCATTCATGCACAATTTGAATTCAGGGACGGACTCATTTTCCGGCATACCGACCATTTTAAGATATGGAAATGGAGCCAGCAGGCGTTGGGATTTAAAGGGTTTTTACTGGGATGGACGGGATTTCTCCAAAATAAAATACAGCAGCAGGCGCTCCATTCGCTTCGCAAATACCAATCCGGAAAATCCTGA
- a CDS encoding LOG family protein, translating into MRLEDFDNDEDKVIQDRLKQKTWNEIRTNDSWAIFKIMAEFVNGYEAMGRIGPCVSIFGSARTKPEEHFYLLAEKIAFRISKAGYGVITGGGPGIMEAGNKGAHLGGGTSVGLNIELPFEQHYNPYIDRDKNLNFDYFFVRKVMFVKYSQGFVVMPGGFGTLDEMFEAITLIQTKKVAKFPVILVGREFWAGLIDWVKAVLVEKYKTVSPGDMDLIRIVDTEDEVVEVLDNFYKKYTLSPNF; encoded by the coding sequence ATGAGATTAGAAGATTTTGACAACGACGAAGATAAAGTCATCCAGGACCGCCTAAAGCAAAAAACCTGGAACGAGATAAGGACTAATGACAGCTGGGCTATTTTTAAAATCATGGCTGAGTTTGTAAATGGTTATGAAGCCATGGGACGTATCGGACCTTGTGTTTCCATATTTGGTTCGGCACGAACTAAACCAGAAGAGCATTTCTACCTTTTGGCAGAGAAAATTGCATTCCGTATCAGCAAGGCCGGTTATGGCGTCATTACTGGTGGTGGCCCGGGAATCATGGAAGCCGGGAATAAAGGCGCACACCTTGGGGGCGGAACATCTGTCGGGCTGAACATCGAATTGCCTTTTGAGCAGCATTACAATCCGTATATTGATCGGGATAAGAACCTGAATTTCGATTATTTCTTCGTAAGAAAAGTAATGTTCGTAAAATACTCTCAGGGATTTGTCGTCATGCCAGGCGGTTTCGGGACATTGGATGAAATGTTTGAGGCGATTACGCTCATTCAGACTAAAAAAGTCGCGAAGTTCCCTGTAATCCTTGTAGGACGTGAATTCTGGGCAGGACTTATTGATTGGGTGAAGGCCGTGTTGGTCGAAAAATACAAGACCGTCAGCCCAGGCGATATGGACCTGATCCGGATTGTGGACACAGAAGATGAAGTAGTTGAAGTCCTTGATAATTTCTACAAAAAATACACCCTGAGCCCGAATTTTTAA
- a CDS encoding peptidoglycan DD-metalloendopeptidase family protein gives MTIFENFLYDIQKVKVLDNDIHISKYVAIDLSEKQTDHSRKFLEDPNHFQSFIDDYLRTNNALVAYGGYNEKRTLYHHNELFNDEESAERNMHIGFDFWAKAGTKVVAPLDATVHSFDYNTGEGNYGPTVILEHQIDGHHFYTLYGHLSIESIENIEIGDHIGRNQVFASIGDMSVNGNYAPHLHFQIIIDLEGYFGDYPGVSSEDDLPHYLKNCPDPDLLFKLSTP, from the coding sequence ATGACTATTTTCGAAAATTTCCTTTACGACATCCAAAAAGTGAAAGTACTCGATAACGATATCCACATCAGTAAATATGTCGCCATTGACCTTTCGGAAAAGCAAACCGACCATTCCAGGAAATTCCTCGAAGATCCCAATCATTTTCAATCCTTTATTGACGATTATCTTCGCACCAATAACGCCCTGGTGGCGTATGGAGGCTACAATGAAAAAAGAACGCTTTACCATCACAATGAACTTTTTAACGATGAGGAAAGCGCAGAACGCAACATGCACATCGGGTTTGATTTCTGGGCAAAAGCAGGCACAAAAGTAGTTGCACCGCTTGATGCCACCGTTCATAGTTTCGATTACAATACCGGCGAAGGGAATTATGGACCGACTGTGATCCTTGAGCATCAGATTGACGGGCATCATTTTTACACACTCTACGGGCACCTGTCGATTGAAAGCATTGAAAATATTGAAATCGGCGATCATATAGGCCGAAATCAGGTTTTTGCTTCAATCGGTGATATGTCCGTCAACGGGAATTATGCTCCGCACCTGCACTTCCAGATTATTATTGACCTTGAGGGCTATTTCGGGGATTATCCCGGGGTTTCTTCGGAAGATGATCTGCCCCATTATTTAAAGAACTGCCCTGATCCGGATTTGCTTTTTAAATTATCAACACCATGA
- a CDS encoding alpha-ketoacid dehydrogenase subunit alpha/beta, whose translation MAQAETNAALTFEDFKTEVISDYKIAVVSRECSLLGRREVLTGKAKFGIFGDGKEVPQLAMAKAFKNGDFRSGYYRDQTFMMAIGEMTIEKFFAGLYGHTDINFDPMSAGRQMGGHFATHSLDENGDWKNLTAQKNSSADISPTAGQMPRLLGLAQASKIYRNVSGIDNKTNFSINGNEVAWGTIGNASTSEGLFFETINAAGVLQVPMVMSVWDDDYGISVHARYQTTKENISEILKGFQRDEQGNGYEIFKVKGWDYASLIETYQKAAKIAREEHVPVLIHVYQLTQPQGHSTSGSHERYKNTDRLAWESDFDCVRQMRLWMIATNVATPEELDDIENNAKKDVLEGKKAAWNAFINPIKEEQSELVALLEKTASGSINKVFIEKYISEIKSIKEPGRKDLLSTARKILRLVSKEKLHGELSKWISGYTEKIQPKFSSHLFSASGKNVFSVKEVLPTYNDNEDADGRVILRDNFDAIFAKHPETLVFGEDAGNIGDVNQGLEGMQEKYGEFRVSDAGIREATILGQGIGMAMRGLRPIAEIQYLDYLLYAIQIMSDDLATLQYRTKGRQKAPLIIRTRGHRLEGIWHSGSPMGMIINAIRGIHVLVPRNMTKAAGFYNTLLETDEPALVVECLNGYRLKEKMPTNLGEFRTPIGVVETIREGKDITIVSYGSTLRLIEQAAKELEETGIACEIIDVQSLLPFDINHDILKSLQKTNRLLVVDEDVPGGASAYILQQVLEEQDGYKFLDSKPETLAAKAHRPAYGTDGDYFSKPSVEDIYEKVYAIMSESKPSQFPELY comes from the coding sequence ATGGCACAGGCAGAAACCAATGCAGCATTGACTTTCGAAGATTTCAAAACTGAAGTCATCAGTGATTATAAAATTGCGGTAGTGAGCCGGGAATGCAGCCTTTTGGGAAGGCGCGAAGTCTTGACAGGCAAAGCCAAATTCGGGATTTTCGGGGATGGAAAAGAAGTGCCGCAACTGGCCATGGCAAAAGCTTTCAAGAACGGCGATTTCCGTTCCGGCTATTATCGTGACCAGACTTTCATGATGGCCATCGGCGAAATGACCATCGAAAAATTCTTTGCCGGATTGTACGGCCATACCGATATTAACTTTGACCCGATGTCTGCCGGAAGGCAAATGGGCGGCCATTTTGCCACGCACTCGCTCGATGAAAACGGCGATTGGAAAAACCTTACGGCACAGAAAAACTCCAGCGCCGACATTTCTCCTACCGCAGGCCAGATGCCGAGGCTTTTGGGTTTGGCACAAGCTTCCAAGATTTACAGGAATGTCAGCGGGATTGACAATAAGACTAATTTCTCTATCAACGGAAATGAAGTGGCGTGGGGAACCATCGGGAACGCATCGACTTCAGAAGGCCTGTTTTTCGAAACTATAAATGCAGCCGGAGTGTTGCAGGTGCCGATGGTAATGAGCGTTTGGGATGATGATTACGGAATCTCAGTACACGCGCGCTACCAGACAACCAAGGAAAATATCTCGGAAATCCTTAAAGGTTTCCAACGCGACGAGCAGGGCAACGGGTATGAAATTTTTAAAGTCAAAGGCTGGGATTACGCTTCATTGATAGAAACTTATCAGAAAGCCGCAAAAATAGCCCGCGAAGAACATGTTCCTGTCCTGATCCACGTATACCAGCTCACGCAACCGCAGGGACACTCGACTTCAGGTTCACACGAACGTTACAAAAATACGGACAGGCTTGCCTGGGAAAGTGATTTTGACTGTGTGCGCCAGATGAGGCTTTGGATGATTGCCACGAATGTAGCAACTCCGGAAGAACTGGATGACATTGAAAATAATGCAAAGAAAGACGTGTTGGAAGGCAAAAAAGCAGCCTGGAATGCGTTCATCAATCCGATTAAAGAAGAACAATCTGAGTTGGTGGCTTTGCTTGAAAAAACCGCTTCAGGCAGCATTAATAAGGTGTTTATTGAAAAATATATTTCCGAAATCAAATCGATTAAAGAACCGGGAAGAAAAGATTTGTTAAGCACCGCAAGGAAAATCCTGCGTTTGGTTTCAAAAGAAAAGCTGCACGGCGAGCTCTCAAAATGGATTTCGGGTTATACTGAAAAAATCCAGCCAAAATTCAGTTCACACCTTTTTTCCGCTTCCGGCAAAAACGTTTTTTCCGTTAAGGAAGTTTTGCCAACCTATAACGACAATGAAGATGCTGATGGACGTGTCATTTTAAGGGACAACTTTGACGCCATTTTTGCAAAACATCCCGAAACATTGGTTTTTGGCGAAGATGCCGGAAATATTGGCGATGTAAACCAGGGATTGGAAGGCATGCAGGAAAAATATGGCGAGTTCCGTGTGTCTGATGCAGGCATACGGGAAGCGACCATTTTAGGCCAGGGTATCGGGATGGCCATGCGTGGCCTACGCCCGATTGCTGAAATCCAATACCTCGATTACTTATTATATGCCATCCAGATCATGAGTGATGATTTGGCGACTTTACAATACCGTACCAAAGGCAGGCAGAAAGCGCCATTGATTATCCGTACACGAGGGCATCGACTGGAAGGCATCTGGCATTCCGGTTCGCCGATGGGGATGATCATTAACGCGATCCGCGGCATCCATGTGCTGGTCCCTAGGAATATGACAAAGGCTGCCGGTTTTTACAATACCTTATTGGAAACCGACGAACCCGCACTGGTAGTGGAATGCCTTAATGGTTACCGGCTTAAAGAAAAAATGCCTACAAATCTCGGGGAGTTCAGGACACCAATCGGGGTTGTGGAGACCATTCGGGAAGGAAAAGACATTACCATTGTTTCGTACGGTTCCACGCTGAGGCTTATTGAGCAGGCTGCGAAAGAGCTTGAGGAAACAGGCATAGCGTGCGAAATTATTGATGTACAGTCGTTACTTCCTTTTGATATTAATCATGATATTTTAAAAAGCCTTCAGAAGACAAACCGCCTTTTGGTCGTGGATGAAGACGTGCCGGGCGGCGCATCTGCATACATACTGCAGCAGGTTTTGGAAGAACAGGATGGTTACAAATTTTTGGACAGTAAACCGGAGACTTTAGCAGCAAAAGCACACAGGCCGGCTTATGGTACAGATGGCGATTATTTTTCAAAACCTTCAGTGGAGGATATTTATGAAAAAGTGTATGCCATTATGAGCGAAAGCAAACCGTCACAGTTTCCGGAGTTATATTAA